In Thermodesulfobacteriota bacterium, the genomic stretch TCAAACCTCGGCAGCTTCTCTTCCGGCACAAGAAGCACAAAACAATATCATACGGTGTACCCTGCATGCCATTACGGCAGCTCTGGGAGGGGTTCAATCACTGCATGTAAACTCCTTTGATGAAGCGTTAGCCTTACCCACTGAAGAATCCCTCCGAATCTCTTTGAGGACACAGCAGATTATTGCACATGAAAGCGGTATCTGTGATACGATTGATCCACTGGGAGGGTCCTATCTGGTTGAAGACCTGACTAACAAGATTGAAAAGGAAGCGACTGATTTAATAAATAAGATAGAAGATATGGGAGGGGGCAGTATCTTAAATGGTGTTATCATAGGGATTAAGAGCGGGTTCCTGGCAAGAGAGGTAATGGAAACCGATCAAGCCAAGCTCAAGGCTATTGAGGCGGGTGAGAAGGTCGTTATAGGTCAAAATAAATTCAGGATACCAGACGAGGAGGAACCTAATGTAACCCTTATGAAGGTAGACCCTGAACTGGAGAATATCCAGATTACCAGGTTGATTGAAATGAAGAAGGAACGTGATAATACCAGGGTCAAAAAGCAGTTAGATAAGCTTCGAGAGGTGGCAAAGAGCGATGAAAACATGATGCCAACGATGATAGAAACCGTTAAGTCCCATGCATCGCTGGGAGAGATCGTTCAGACTCTGAAGGAGGTATTTGGGTTTTTCGACAGGGTTCAGATAATTTAGTTTAGTAAACGGAGGTAAGTCAAATATGAAATCAAAGGGTAGGATTCGGATACTCATCGCTAAACCGGGTCTGGACACACATGATAGAGGAGCAAAGATGATTGCCAGGGCATGCAAGGACGCTGGCATGGAAGTCATATATCTAAAGCCAAAGCACACAGTAGACAACATTATTTCCGCTGCTATTGAGGAAGATGTGGACATAATCGGCTTAAGTATTCTGTCAGGAACACATATGGAGATGTGTTCGGGCATGGTGGATAAGATGAAAAAACAGAACTTAAATCTCCCGATTATTCTGGGCGGTATTATACCAAAAAGTGATATCCCCCTCTTAAAACGGCTTGGCATAAAAGAGGTTTTCAGAAGCGGTGTTCATACAAATACGGTGGTAAGATGGATAGAAGATGAAGTAAAGGGAGGAAGGTAGAATATGCGTGATGACATTGAGAAGATCAGAAGGGAAAAGGACAAGTGGTTTTCTGAGAAATTTATGAAACAATTATCAGGTTTGGGGGTAGAGTCACCTCCTCTGAAAGGGGACAAATTGCCTTTATATACCCCCCTAGATGTGGAAAACAAGTACCTGGAAGATATTGGATTTCCTGGAGAGTTTCCGTACACCAGAGGGGTCTACCCAGGGATGTATCTTGACAAGTTATGGATAATGCGGCAGATTGCAGGTTACGGAACGGCAAGAGAGACTAATCAGAGGTTTAAATATTTGCTGGAAAACGGTGAAACCGGGGTTACTGCAGTATTTGATTTTCCCACAGTTATGGGATTGGATTCAGATAACCCCATGGCAGAGGGTGAAGTGGGTAGATGTGGAGTCCCTGTTGACTCTGTCGAAGATATGCGTATTCTCTTTGACGGTATTCCCATTGACAGGGTCCATGTGGCATTGCTATCCAGTTATCCCTCTTCTCCAGCCATCTTTGCAGCGTATATAGCTATGGCGATGGAAAAAGGTTTAGCCATAGATTCCTTAGCCGGGTCTATTCAAAATCATTTCCTGGCATTCTATACCGCTTTGCCAAAATGCGCTAAAATTCCGCCACGAGATGCAATAAGGATTGCGGTGGATACCTTTGAATATTGCAGCAGATATATGCCCAGGTGGACTCCAATAAATATTACCGCTCATGTGATAAGGGAATCTGGAGCTACCATGATTCAGGAGCTGAGTTATTGCCTGGCCAATGCCATGGCATACGTAGAAGCGGCACTGGAGAGAGGATTGGATGTAGACAGCTTTGGCCCCAAACTGGCATTTTATTTTACCGCTGGAATGAATCTTTTCGAGGAAGTTGCCAAATACAGGGCTGCAAGGAGACTATGGGCAAGGATCATGAAGGAGAAATACAATGCCCGAAACCCTGCATCCCAGATGATAAGGTTTCACGCTCAGGGATCCGCTTTCACTGTAACTGCTCAACAGCCCCTGAATAATCTTATCAGGTCCACCATCCAGACACTGGCAGCAGCGTTAGGAGGTGCCCAGTCAATAAATGTAAATCCATTTGACGAATCCCTTTCCATCCCAAGTGAAGAATCTGTGAGGCTTGCTTTGAGAACATCACAGATTGTTGCCTATGAAACTGGAATAACAGAGACCATCGATCCCCTGGGCGGTTCCTATTACGTAGAAACACTTACAAACAAAACCGAAGAGGAAGTCAGGCAACTGTTAAAGCTCATAGAGGAAATGGGAGACGGAAGTATGCTAAATGGTGTTATAAAGGGGATTGAAAGCGGCTATTTTCTGCGGGAAGTTTCAAAGGCAGCCTATGATTACAATAAGGAAGTTGAATCAGGGGAAAGGGTAGTTGTTGGTTTAAATAGTTATAAGGTTGAAGAAGATATTCCAATTGAATTGTTGACAGTGGATCCAGAGCTTGAAAAGATTCAAGTAGAAAATCTTAAAAAATTGAAGAGAAACAGAGATGAAAAAAAGGTACACGAGACCCTTGAGAAAGTGAAGGAAGGAGCAGGAGGAAAGGGAAATCTAATACCTTTAATGATAGAGGCTATTCGTGCAAATGCGACTGTAGGAGAGATAACAGATTCTATAGTTAATGTGTTCGGTCTCTATCAGCCGAAAAGTGGAGTTATATAAATAATAATATTTAAGAGGAGACCAGTCCAAGATGGAAGAAAAACTTAGAATTCTGATCGCAAAACCCGGCTTAGACACCCACGAGAGGGGAGCAAAAATAATTTCGAGGACGCTGATAGAAGCTGGAATGGAAGTTATATACATGGCACAGATAAATTTAACTATTCCTCAAATTATTTCCTGCGCCATAGAAGAGGACGTTAACCTGATTGGTTTAAGCATACTTTCTGGTGCTCATCTGTCTATATGCCGCAATATAATAGACGAAATGAAGAAAAGAAATATAGATGATATGCCTGTTATTGTTGGTGGAGTCATCCCCAGACACGACGTACCAAAGTTAAAAGAAATGGGTATTCGGGAGGTTTTTGGTCCTGGGATACCAACCGAGACCGTCGTTGAATATGTAAAAGCACTTCAAGGTTGAATGTAGCGGTACAAAGGAAATTTTTGCTGGTAGAAGGTTAACTATAGATAGAGGACAGTTGGGAAAGTTTGGAGGTGATTGAACTGATGGCAAAGGGTGAAATAGTGGTAGACGAGACGTACTGTCGGGGATGCGGATACTGTAGAGATTTTTGCCCCAAGAAATGTATAATCCTACCCGAGGATAACTTTACACCGCAGGGTTACCGGCTTTTCTGTTTTGTCAATCCTGAAGACTGTAATGGTTGTGGTATATGCAGCTTTATGTGCCCTCACCATGCAATAGAGGTTTATAAATATGTTCAGTAATTAAATAGGCGATCCTGAAAAATTTCCTTTTCCGCTTTCTGGAGCAGGTTTTTTGACCCATCTATTACTTGCTCCAGGCATTTTCAGAAACTCGCCCTTCGGGCTCAAACACCTGAAAATGCTTATCTTCCGCTTCGTCAAGATGGGTACCCCCAAAAAATCCTGCTCATGTTCGCTCCAAAAGAAATTTTTCATTTTTCAGGGTAGAGTAAATAGGTGGTGGTAAAAAGTTGGTTATTGGGAATGATGGTAAATTGAAGATTACGAAACAAATCATATCAGCAATCCAACTACGTACAGGAGGAAACAATGGGAGAACGCTTGTTTGTGATTGGTAATGAGGCGATTGGTTGGGGCGCGCTGAACGCAGGATGTGATGCCTATATAGGGTATCCCATAACCCCTCAGAATGAAACTACAGAGTGGTTTGCCGGAGAGTTTCCAAAGAGGGGTAAGGTCTTTATCCAATCCCAGTCCGAGGTTGGCTCCATAAATATCCTTTTTGGTGCTGTTGCAACGGGGCATCGAGCTATGACTTCTACATCGGGGCCCGGATGGGGTCTGATGCAAGAGGGCATGTCTCATCTCTCAAACGGCGAAATGCCCTGTATTATATCCCTGGTTCAAAGGGGGGGGCCTGGAGCAGGCACTACAAGGCATGGCCAGATGGACTATCTTTCAGCTACGTGGGGAGGAGGCAATGGAGGGTATAAGAACATTGTTCTGACTCCTGCTTCTGTTCAGGAGACCCATGATTTTGTTCAGCTTGCGTTTTATCTGGCAGATAAGTACCGTAATCCGGTAATCGTGATGACCGATGGTCTTTTAGGACAGATGGCAGAGCCCCTGGAATTGAAAGTTCTTGATTTTGGCCCCGTTCCTGAAAAGGATTGGGCAGTTCGGGGACGGGCGAATCAACCGGATGGCATACGGAGGGTGGTAAACGTTATGCAAGGTCTCATACCGAGTCCACCGCACCCACCGTATACCGGTTTCTCAGATCTCTTAAAAGTCCTTAATGAAAAGTACGAGAGAATGAAAGAATCTGAAGTCAGGTATGAGACTTATTTGATAGATGATGCAGATCTGATTATTGTGGCATATGGGTATACAGCAAGGGTATCAAAGGAGGCTCTCAAAGCAGCCAGAAAAGATGGCTTCAGGGTTGGTATGATAAGGCCCTTGGCAGTGTGGCCTTTCCCCTATCAAATTGTAAGAGAAATGGCTTCTAAAGGGTGCCGATTTCTTGTGGTTGAGGACAGCCTGGGACAATTAGTTGAGGATGTCAGGATCGGTGCTCAGGGAAAGGCAGACGTCCATCTTCTCGGGGCATTGGCCCGCCATGACCCCGGAGATGGGGGGATGATCCTTCCCGATACGGTCATTAATGAGATATACAGGCTTATGAACAGATAAATTCTCTATAGGAGGTCTGGCAATTGAAAAAAAAGTTAGTTTCAGGATTACCTAAGCTGTGGGTACGCCATCCGGCAGAGAGGTTGGAGTGCCCTGGGTGTCAATATCCTATAATAACACGCATAGTGTATGACGTGATAGATGAACTTGGGATAGAGGGGAACACGATATTGGTCAATAGCTCTGCCTGCGGATTCGCTGTTATTCTGACCACTTCCACAGATTGTGTGCATGCCAATCACGGACAGGGTATAGATGCAGCTTGCGGAGTAAAGGCGCTCCTGCCGGATTCTCTCGTTGTTTGCTTCGGAGGAGACGGAGATGTTGCGGCGATTGGAGCTGGTGCGTTCGTCAATGCTGCGCAAAGGGCTGATAAATTTACTGTAATCATGGTAAACAATGGCCATTTCGCAATGACAGGGGGCCAATTGGCGCCTACAACCTTAATGGGGCAGATTACGACTACCACCCCTGAAGGACGTGGACCGAATATGGGTTATCCTGCCCGTATGCCGGAGATGATCGCTACGGTTCAGGGTGTTGCTTACTCTGCGAGGGGTGCCGCTAATACCCCTGCTAATTATTTGAAGACCAGGAAATATGTAAAAACTGCTTTTGAGAAACAGCTTGATAATATTGGTTTCAGTTTTGTAGAGTTTCTATCAGCATGTCCTACGGGATGGCGTATGACTCCTCAGGAAAGTATAAGATGGATAGAAGAAAAGATGATACCCGCACTCCCTCTCGGAGAATTTAAGAATGTTGACAGGCTTGACTGAGATTGATTACTTAAAAAAATATTTTGGGGGGAAATAAATTATGGGGCAAGAAACAAATAAACGGGCTGATTTGATAATTGCAGGTCTGGGGGGGCAGGGCATTCTTATGGGTGGAATGATTTTGGCGGCTGCAGCAATGTCTCAGTATAGAAACTCCCTCTGGCTTCCTTCTTATTCCAGTAGGGTCAGAGGTGGTCCCAGTGAATGTACTGTTGTATTCTCAGATGATGATATAGATTCTCCAGTGCTATCCAGGGCAGACGTAATCATCCTTGTAGACCCTCCCCAACTCAAACTCTTTGAGAAAAGGGTAAATGCCGGTGGATATTTTATCGTGGAGAGTACCGGGTTAAATGATACCTTAGAAAGAAAGGATATCAGGATGGTAACGGTTCCTGCCCTCAATATGGCAGTGGCTATGGGGGACAGGAGGACATCGAATATGATCCTTCTTGGGGTTTACATCGGGATAACAAAAAGCATCTCCGTACATTTTGTTGAAGAGGAGTTAGAAAAGAAATTTGGCAGAAAAGAGAAAGTTCTTTCATTGAACCTTGGTGCGTTTAAAAAGGGATTTGAAGAAGCAGCCAGATTTGTAGGATAGAATGTGCTTTTTGGTTAGAAGATCAGCTTGAAAATAAGCTGGATGGATTGTAAGGACGAGTAAAAAATCGTAGACAAGGAGGTATGGTTATGAAAAGAAAGGAAAGGTTTTTTGTGCTGGGAATTATTGTATTTTTTTTAATAACTCTTATGGCATCTTCAAGTCCTGCAGAATCGACAAGAGGGATAACTGACAATACAATACAAGTAGGTGCTATTTTTGACATTACAGGGCCACTGGCAGGTATATTTGTTCCTGTCTCGGATGGAATCAGGACATATACGAGACATGTGAATGATCAAGGGGGAATTAATGGAAGGAAAATCAAGTTAATTCTCGAAGATGACCGCTACAGCATCCCTCTGGCTGTGGCATCATTCAAAAAACTGTTATTCAGGGATAAGATAATGGCGCTTTTAGGGCCAGGGTCTACTGGAGAAACAAGTGTTTTGCTGAGGCACATAATGGAACAAAAGCTCCCCACAATCCCTGTTGCTGCGGATGAACAACTCGTTGACAAAAGGTACACTTTCGTAGCTACAGATTCTTACGATAACCAGGTAGGAATCATCTTTGAGTGGATAGTTGAGGAATCAAAGCCTACGAAACCCAAGATAGCATGTCTTGTTCTTGATATTGGTGCTAAGGTACAGTTCTTGAAAGCCGTTAAGAAGTGGTCTGAATTTTTTGGCCTGGATATTCCGATTATTATGACTACATTGGGTGCTATGGACCTCACTTCCGAGATATTGCTGATAAAAAAGGAAAAACCGGATTATGTAATACCGCTTACCGGTGTTGACACAATAATTAAGTTCATTAGAGATTCAAAAAAACTCGGGCTTGATACCAAAGTATGTGCAACATATACAGGAATCAACGAGGATGTTGTCAAAGGTGCTAAAGAGTTAGCGGATAGGGCATTTGGAGCCCATTTCTACAGTTCCTGGTACGATGATACACCGGGAATGGCTGAACTGAGAAAGACAACGCTTAAGTATTATCCCGGGACAGAAAAACCCTGGAGATCTAAAAACTATACTGTCGGCTGGATGCTGGCAACACTCCTTTATGAAGGGATGAAGAGGGCGGGCAAAGACCTGGATAATGAGAAACTCGTAGAAGGATTAGAAACCCTGAAAGATTTTGATACGAAAGGGATAGGTGCTCCAATTACCTACACCCCGAAAAACCATGCAGGAATTAAAGCCAACAAAATCTACAGAGGTGATCCAGCAACAGGAAAAGTTATTCCTATTAGTGGCTGGAGAAGCGCTCCAAAAATCAAATAGAGTCTGGGTTACTTATTCTGGAAGATTTTCTGACATAAAAGAGAAACCAGGGGAATACTATGTACACCCCTTTTCCAACATTTCTGCATTTTTCTCTGCATTTTTTTCTTGACAATAGTTTAGCATTAGTATACATGGAACCTCTATGAACGATTTTGACGAGAAAGAAATTTGTGCCAGAATCAAAAAAGTCCGGGTATCACAGAATATAACTATAGAGAAGTTGGCGTCACTAACGAAGTTCACTAAAGGTTATATTTCTCAAATGGAGAACTCAGAAAAGGCCCCACCTATATCTACTCTTGTAAGAATCGCTGCAGCATTAAATATAGACCCCATTTTTCTCCTTACCGGAGAAGAAAAAAAAGACGAAGATGTGAAATTTGAACTGATCAAAAAAAATGAGAGAAAAGAAATAGGGTCTAGAGGTGAATCTCTTGGGTATTTATATGAATCATTAGCATATCGGTCTTTCGGGAAACAGATGGAACCTACCCTGATTACAGTATATGATAAAACGGGTGAGTTACAGCATGAGGGTGAAGAGTTTGCTTATGTTCTAGAAGGAAAAGCAAAGTTCTATCATGGTAATAAAACTTATGTTGTTTTGGAAGAAGGAGATAGCATGTATTTTGATTCTGGTGTTACCCACTGGTGTGAAAGAATCGGGAGCAAACCATTCAAAGTGGTTTCAGTGATGTTACTCAAAAAAAGAACCTAATAATTTTTTTTGCCCAGTTGGTTTAGTAATGTTAAACAAAAGTCTTTGTTAGTTTAGAAAAATTAATATTTTCCTTTGCATCAAAAGGGATAAAATAAAAAAAGGGGGGGGTGATCTCTCAAAATAAACCGAACTGTTTAAAGGTTTCAAAGATTAATGGGTGGCTTACTATAATGTTTCCCGTTAAGTCTCTTTTCCTCAACCTCATACTACGTTCCAATCCTCATCGTGTTATATTCCATTTACGAATGCTTTAAGATTATCGAGTTACTGTTACCCAACCCAATTCAATTGAAACAATGTACCAGCAATTTAAAGTGAATAGCCCGGTATCGTTTATGGGGAAAAAGTCACTTTAAGTCTTGAAAGGAGGTGGATTTTGTTCTTCAGGAATTTTTAATGGACAAAGGAAATATCTGATTGGTTGTATTTCAAAGCTATTAAAAGGAGGGCAAAATGGAAAGAGAAGTCACAGTAATAGGATCAGATGCTGGCGGCACAATGACCGATATGTTCGTGATTGACAAAGTGGGTGACTTTGCCGTGGGGAAAGCAGCCACCACTCCGCACAACGAATCAATAGGTTTCTGGGGCTCGCTGGCAGACGCTTTTGAGGACTGGAACCTGGATTGGAACAAGATTTCTAAAGAAACCCTAGACAAGGTATTAGCGATTGTATATTCCGGCACAGCAATGCTCAATACCCTTATAACCAGGACAGGAAAGGTTACAGGCATCATTTGTACGAAGGGTTTTGAAGATACCTTGATTCACGAGAGAGGATGCGGGATACATGCGGGTTATAGTTACCAGGATAAGGTACACAAGCAGGCTCATCATCACAACGAGCCATTCGTTCCAAAGAAACTCATCAGAGGCGTAACTGAAAGAACATCTATCTTCGGAGAAATCCCTATCCCTCTCTATGAGAGCGAGGTGCGCAAAGCGGGAGCCGAACTTCTCGATAAAGGCGTCGAAGCAATCGTTATCTGGTTTTTATGTTCTTACCTCAATCCCTCCAATGAGAAAAGGGCGGCAGAGATTGTGAGGGAGGTTATGAAAGAAAAGAATAAGGAAGTACCTCTTTACCTTAGTGGTGAATTGGCACCAATAGCCAGGGAAGTATCCCGGTTAAATGCTGTTATCCTCCAAGCATACGGGGCGGAACCGGGAAGGGAGCACCTCCTTGAAATAGAAAGGAAACTTTACGAAAACAATTATAAAAACCCCTTGCAGATAGTGCTGGCTGATGGTGGCATCGCCAACATAACCTATCCAGCGTTGTACAAGGCCTGTTTTTCAGGACCTATCGGAGGGCTTCTGGGAGGTAAATACGTCTCACAAGTAATGGATATGCCCAATCTGGTTTGCAGCGATATGGGAGGCACCAGTTTCGATGTGGGCCTGATCATGGGTGGAGAAACAATCCTCTTGCGTGAGGTAGAACTAGGTAGAACCGTTTTAAATATCCCCACGATGGTGATGGACTCAATCGGGGCTGGATGCGGCATGTACGTTACGATTGATCCGGAGTCGAAAAGAGTGGAGATCGGTCCGGGTAGTGCAGGTTCAGATCCAGGGCCTGTTTGTTACGACATGGGAAACTACACTCCTACTGTCATGGATTGTGTTGTTATTCTGGGATTATTGAACCCGGATTACTACCTTGGGGGGAAGCTGAAGTTAAAGAAGGATCTTGCATTGAAGGCCGTAAAGGAAAAATGTTCAGATGTTTTGGGGGTTGACCCATATGATTTTTCGGAGGGGGTTCTCACTCTAATTAATGATCGTATGAATAGACATATCAACACCGTTCTTTCGGTAAGAGGTTATTCACCGGCAGATTACTATCTCATCGGTTATGGTGGTGCAGGGCCTTTATTCCTTGGGGGCTACGCAGGGGATATGCCGTTTAAAGGGGTTTTTACCGTGCCCTGGGCTGCCGCATTCTCAGCGTTTGGCTGCACTGTGGTTGATTACGTTCACAGGTATCAAAAGTCTACCCTTGTTCAGATCCCTCCCGGTGCAGATGAACAGACCAAAATGTTCATGGGTTCGATAATTAATTCTGGATGGCAGGAACTTGAGGAGAAAGCGATAAGAGAGATGAAGGAAGAAGGTTTCAAAGAGGAGCAGGTTACGTTTTCTCAGATCGCCTATGTTCGATATTTTGGACAGATGGAGGATCTGGAGGTCAAGTCCCCTGTAAAAAGGATTGAATCAGCGCAAGACATGGATAAGCTGATAAATGCCTTTGAAGAGATGTATTCCAGGGTATACGTCCATGGGGCACGACACCCCGAAGCAGGGTACCAGGTTTTAGAACTGGGGCTGATCTGTTCAAGTCCAAAACCCAAACCGGAACTGAGGAAGTTCAAACTGGAAGACAAGAAACCATCACTCGATGCATATAAGGGAGAGCGGGAAGTTTACGTGAGTGGTAAGTGGGAAAAAGCTGCATTATATGAAATGGACAGACTACTACCCGGTAACGAGGTTAAGGGCTTAGCGATAATCGAGGCCCCTGCAACAACGCTGCCCGTGCCCGAAGGGAAAAAGGTAGTAATAGATGAATACCGACGGTACTGGCTAAGAAAGGCTTGAAAAACAGAGGGGATAGGACAGCCGGACCAGAGTTTAGATTGGATTATAAGAAGGAGGTTTAAAATGGAGACAATAGCAAAAAAACAAGAGGGAATATGCTGGAAAGGAAGGAAATTAAAAGACCTGCTCGGGGAAAGCGAGAGGCTCTATGAGGAGACGGGGTGCTATTATGGTTTGGAGAAATTGAAGTTACATGAAGATGACCCGCTTAAACTAGAGTTGCTTTTTTCCCGCTTGCTGGCAGCTACTGTAGCCGGGAGGGAGGCAACACGCATGATCTCAGGGTCGCCTCTCGTCAGGGAGGTAGCTGAGCTGGCAACAGCACTTTATACGGCGGAGGGGGACTGTGTGCTTCAGTCTACTGGCATCATTATCCACATTCCCCTCATGGGACAGGTAATAAAATATATGATCAGTCAGAATTATGAGGAAGTGGAAGGTATTAATGAGGGAGACATATTTACGAGTAATGATAACGCCATAGCCGGGATGCATCCACCAGATGTGTATGATATCTGTCCGATTTTCTGGCAGGGTAAGCTGATCGCATGGGCAGCAACAGTAATCATGGAGGCTGAGTTGGGCGCGATCTCACCGGGGTGCATGCCCTCGGCGGCTACGGAGAGGTTCGTAGACGGACTCAGATTCTCTGCGGAGAAGACCGGCGTCAATGATGAGTTTCTCCCATCGGTGATACGGCGTATTCGCTTCAGTACGCGTCTTCCCGATCTTTTCATACTTGATCGGAAAGGTGCCCTGGGCGCCAATGTAAAAGTCAGAGAGGAGATTAAAGAGGTGGCCCAGGAGTTTGGTGTAGAGTACTTCCTGGAAGGGGCAAGGGAAATTATCGAGATGGAGAGGAGAGCACAGCTCAATAGAGTACGAACAAGGACTGTGCCAGGTAAGCTTCATTCTCCTGTTGCATTCGAGAACTACATGACTAGGACATTTGTTCCTCCTCATCACGCCATTGACCAGGTAACACTGGTACCCATGGATTTTTTCATTAAGCCTGACGGTAAATACTTTCTTGATTTGGATGGTGCAGGCCCGTGGGGCTGGCATCCAAGCAATACTACGCCGTCTTCAATGACAGGGGCCATGTGTTTGGCTCTCACTCAGACGATTGCATACACAGGCAGTGCCAATCACGGAACGATTCTGTGTGCAGACATGAACTTACCATACGATACGTATGTCAACCCGAGTTCACCCAATATCGCCACTCAAAACCTATTCAGTTTCCCTATAAATGGCGGAAGTGTTTGGATCGGATTGCAGTCGAGGGCTTTCTTTTCCAGAGGTTTCGTTGAAGAGTGCATGGTGGGGTCTCCTGGGACTGCCCTTTACTCGATGGCAGGAAAAGATCACATGGGCAATGATTTTGGGTTTCTCATGACCGATGTGGCAGGAACACATGGAAGCGGCGCTTTTGCCATCAGGGATGGATTCAGTTCTTACGCCATATGGCAGCCGGTAACTGACATGGGCAATTGTGAAATCTGGGAACTGATACTCCCACTCATCTGGACAGGGAGGAACTTGCTGCCTGATGGATGCGGATGGGGAAAATACCGTTCCGGATTTGCGATTGTCGGAAACTGGATGATATACAAAACCCCTCTCCTTGTCTTTGATTGCACCCCTGTGGTAATGGCAGACAAGATTTACCCGAACACCGGCACACACGGAGGCTATCCCGCAGTGGGTCCGTTTTACAAGCTGGTCACCAATGCAAATACCGACGAGCTAATCAAGGAGATGAAACCTTTGGCTCACGGAATGGGTTATCCGGGCAAAGGCGATATCGAAGAGAACATAAAAGGTAAATTCGCTCTCGAGACTTCTAGGGGCGTCACGATGAAGGATGTCAGCAAACACGGTGACTGGATTCAGCTAAGCTATGGGAGTCAGGGAGGAGGATTCGGCGATCCTATAAAGAGGGACGTCAAGTTGATCAAAAGGGATCTGGACAATAGGTTAATAACTATCGATGCGTGTCGCAAGATTCACTGCGCCGAAGCCAACTATGATCGGACCAGAGATGAGTGGATAATTGACGACAAAAAGACGGAGCAACTGAGGAAGGAGAAGATACGGGCAAGGTTGAAGAAGGGTATTCCTGTAAAAGAATGGTATAAGAACCGCAGAAAGGACATCCTACAAAAGAATATGCCAGACCTCATCAAAACTATGTACAACGGTTCTCTGGAAAAAGGGAAGAGATGGCCAGGTGAATTCAGGGCATTCTGGGGTTTACCGGAGAATTTTACTTTCTAGATAACTAAAAGGAAGGAGGAGTGTTCATGACTACATATCCGAAAGAGACTATAAAACTCTTAATTGATGGTAACCTTCCATGGGACCAGACTAAGGGCATTGTTTCAGACCACAAAGATGAAGATCGTTTTGACAAATACGTGGAAGTCCTTCAGGAACAGGTATCGTGGAAAGACAAAATCCTGCTCAGATTGAGTGATGATTTATTTATTGTGGAAAAGGGCAATGACAGGCTTGTAAAATGCCGGTGCGGCCACGAGTATGGCGATTACAGAGAAAACTGGAAGCTCAATGCATTGATTCATGTACGAGAAACGAAGAAAGAGTTAGATGAGCTGTACCCGTATCCAAGCCAACCAGACCCCAAAATGTGCGAGGTGAGGGAGTTCTGTTGCCCGGGCTGCGGAACGCAACTGGAAGTGGAGAC encodes the following:
- a CDS encoding ABC transporter substrate-binding protein, with product MKRKERFFVLGIIVFFLITLMASSSPAESTRGITDNTIQVGAIFDITGPLAGIFVPVSDGIRTYTRHVNDQGGINGRKIKLILEDDRYSIPLAVASFKKLLFRDKIMALLGPGSTGETSVLLRHIMEQKLPTIPVAADEQLVDKRYTFVATDSYDNQVGIIFEWIVEESKPTKPKIACLVLDIGAKVQFLKAVKKWSEFFGLDIPIIMTTLGAMDLTSEILLIKKEKPDYVIPLTGVDTIIKFIRDSKKLGLDTKVCATYTGINEDVVKGAKELADRAFGAHFYSSWYDDTPGMAELRKTTLKYYPGTEKPWRSKNYTVGWMLATLLYEGMKRAGKDLDNEKLVEGLETLKDFDTKGIGAPITYTPKNHAGIKANKIYRGDPATGKVIPISGWRSAPKIK
- a CDS encoding cupin domain-containing protein yields the protein MNDFDEKEICARIKKVRVSQNITIEKLASLTKFTKGYISQMENSEKAPPISTLVRIAAALNIDPIFLLTGEEKKDEDVKFELIKKNERKEIGSRGESLGYLYESLAYRSFGKQMEPTLITVYDKTGELQHEGEEFAYVLEGKAKFYHGNKTYVVLEEGDSMYFDSGVTHWCERIGSKPFKVVSVMLLKKRT
- a CDS encoding hydantoinase/oxoprolinase family protein; the encoded protein is MEREVTVIGSDAGGTMTDMFVIDKVGDFAVGKAATTPHNESIGFWGSLADAFEDWNLDWNKISKETLDKVLAIVYSGTAMLNTLITRTGKVTGIICTKGFEDTLIHERGCGIHAGYSYQDKVHKQAHHHNEPFVPKKLIRGVTERTSIFGEIPIPLYESEVRKAGAELLDKGVEAIVIWFLCSYLNPSNEKRAAEIVREVMKEKNKEVPLYLSGELAPIAREVSRLNAVILQAYGAEPGREHLLEIERKLYENNYKNPLQIVLADGGIANITYPALYKACFSGPIGGLLGGKYVSQVMDMPNLVCSDMGGTSFDVGLIMGGETILLREVELGRTVLNIPTMVMDSIGAGCGMYVTIDPESKRVEIGPGSAGSDPGPVCYDMGNYTPTVMDCVVILGLLNPDYYLGGKLKLKKDLALKAVKEKCSDVLGVDPYDFSEGVLTLINDRMNRHINTVLSVRGYSPADYYLIGYGGAGPLFLGGYAGDMPFKGVFTVPWAAAFSAFGCTVVDYVHRYQKSTLVQIPPGADEQTKMFMGSIINSGWQELEEKAIREMKEEGFKEEQVTFSQIAYVRYFGQMEDLEVKSPVKRIESAQDMDKLINAFEEMYSRVYVHGARHPEAGYQVLELGLICSSPKPKPELRKFKLEDKKPSLDAYKGEREVYVSGKWEKAALYEMDRLLPGNEVKGLAIIEAPATTLPVPEGKKVVIDEYRRYWLRKA
- a CDS encoding 2-oxoacid:acceptor oxidoreductase family protein encodes the protein MGQETNKRADLIIAGLGGQGILMGGMILAAAAMSQYRNSLWLPSYSSRVRGGPSECTVVFSDDDIDSPVLSRADVIILVDPPQLKLFEKRVNAGGYFIVESTGLNDTLERKDIRMVTVPALNMAVAMGDRRTSNMILLGVYIGITKSISVHFVEEELEKKFGRKEKVLSLNLGAFKKGFEEAARFVG